ACTGCCGTCAATGGTCAGCGTATTCTGATGACGCACAACATGGGTAATAGCGGGCGCATGCTGATCTTTATTCGGTGTCGCTTCACAACCGGCTACGTTGCCATCAATGGCGCAGATTTTTTCCAGTTTGCTGGTGTCGTTGCTGATACCGCCGCCACGATTACCGATAAACGCCGCATGTTCGAGGCCTGGTACATTAAATACAATCGCCCCGGCATAACCCGGCAGACAACTGCCCCCGGCAAAGCAACGCTTAACGTCCTTGCCGTTGTCGATCATAATATTTTCGGTAATCCGGTTAATCGCTGGCCCGGTGATCCGGTTAATCCCAAAGCTGCCGTCTTTACCTGGCTCACCCTGCGGACGGACCGAAACCGCCACACGGTTGCCAGTCATAATATTTCCAGCGACCACGTTGCCTGTGCCGCTTAAGGTCACGGCGGAAGAGAGATTGGTGAAGGTATTATCGGCAATATAGTTGCGATTACCCCAGTTGAGTTGCACCCCGTCGGAATAATTCTCAAAGTGATTGTGAATCACTTCGTTGTCATTCCCCCATAGCATCTCCAGACCCTGCGATGGCTCCTGATTATGCACGCTGTCGGTGGTGATAAAGTTATCCGCAATCAGGTTGAACGAAGCACCACGGGTGGCTTCCATCGCATCACCATTATTAATAAAGGTATTGCGGATAATTTTATTACGTTCTGTGGTGGTCGCCGTTGAGTTACCTTTACCATCATCACCGGTCAACATAATACCGGCACCACCGTGATTGCCAACGATACGGTTATCTTCAATCACGTTGTTTTTGGCGCGATTCACCAGAATCCCGATACAGAAATTACGCACTTCGACCCCTTGCAGGGTGACATCATGCGTATCACGTAATACTAAACCCGGCATGGTGGTGGTACGCACATTGGCACCGTACTGGCCTGGTACCGCTCCCGGACAAGATTGTGGGTCCACGCCTTTAATATAACCCGAACCGTCGATGGCGACATATTTCCCCTGTTTGAGGAAATCGGTATTAATAATTTCCACCGGACCTTTAATTTCCGGCAGCGGCTTGTTGGGTTTGATAATCAGTGGCTGATTGTTAGTGGATTGTAATTCAATTCGATAGTGCCCGGGATTTTGATTATTTGTTTCCAGCGCCCAGCGCAGCGTACCCTGGCTGCCATCATCGGCGGAAGAAGTCACCCGTAATACTTCGATACCTTGTGTTGCGTTATCTACGGCATACGCGGCCAGTGGCAATAGCAAGGCCATTGCACAGGCAATTTTATTTTTAATCATGATGAATTCCGATCTGACTAACGTTGCCGGAAATGCATACCCACCCTTTCCGGCCCCTGGCTTTACGACTTTTCCATCCCCGGTTTAATTATTTTTTATCCTCCTGAATTAAAAGAAGCTGGTCCATAAAGAAGAAATCGGCATCGCCAGTACCAAAGCTGGCAGCATATTGGCGACCGGGAAGATTTTAATGCCGCAAATTCTGAAACCTGTCGCGAACATTAAAACACCCCCCACCGCCGAGAAGTCCGCCTGCATGGCGGGCGTGGTCAACGGCAGAATAAACACCGCGCCATAGGCGAGTAGCAACTGAATGATCAGCTGAGGAACAGCGACCACCGCGACCGCAAATCCGAGCGATGTGGCAAAAATCGCGGCAGTGAACAGATCCAGGAACGATTTTGCAATCAGTACGCTGGTGTCGCCGGTCATGCCTTCATGCATCGATCCGAAAATCCCGGTGCCACTGGCGCAGAACAACACGATGATCGCCACATAACTTTGCAGGAACTGCTCCTGCGACTCTTTATCCTGCGCGCCGGAACTGACGAACATCTCCACCAGACCTCGCGCTTTACTGCCCAGTTTGCCGATACCTTTTTCCAGGTAACAGAGTTCTCCCAGCAGTGCACCCAGGATCACCGACAGCACCATCACCGGCATATGACTGACCTTCACCACCAGCACAATCCCCATACACATCGAGGCTGCACCGAAGATCAGCGGCATGGAGGTTCTGATACGTTCCGGCAGACGCGAACTGAGCACCGCACCGACAATGCCGCCGATCAGCACCGCAGAGCCATTAATATAGGGTCCAATAATCACGATTTATTACTCCTGGTCATTAAAGTCACGTCTTCTCCCCAGCGCGGCAGATCGGCACAATCCAGATCCATCAGCCCCAGAGCACGTGCCACGCTGTGCGCGATAATCTCTTCAACACTTTGCGGCCTGGCGTAGAGCGCAGGCACCGGCGGAAACACAATCGCACCGGATTCCGTCGCCTGTTGCATATTACGGATATGCCCGAGATGGAGCGGGGTTTCCCGCACCATTAATACCAGGCGACGGCGTTCTTTCAACACCACATCTGCTGCACGCGTCAGCAGATTATCGGTCAGGCCATTGGCGATAGCCGCCAGGGTATGCATCGAACAGGGTGCCACCAGCATGCCAAGGGTGCGGAACGATCCGCTGGCAATGGCCGCACCCACCGCACGGATGGGATAAACCACATCGGCCATATCCGCGACATCTTCGGCGGAGAGGTTGGTTTCATGTTCGCGATTGAGATGACCGGCCGGGGAGATCACCAGATGGCTCTCCACCTCCAGCTGACGTAAATAACGTAATGCCTGTACGCCATACGAGAAACCGGACGCACCGCTAATGCCAACAATCACCCGTGGTTTACTGTTGGTTCGACTCACAGACCCTGACATGCTGCCTCCTTATTTCTTGTTAAAACCTGGGATAAAGCGATTCACATCCACTTCGAGAAATTCGCTGCGATGGAAATTCGCTTTCAGGTGGTAAGGCACGGTGCAGTCAAAGATGGTTTTGCAGGCAATACCGTGATCGCGCACTGACGGGCTGTAGGCCGGGTCAGAGGACGGATCGAGCGGATGGCAGCGGACACCCGGAATAAACACGGTATCGACATCGCCCTGGTAACGGGTCGTCATCGCCCAGACCACATCGTTGATATCGAACACATCGACGTCTTCATCCACCAGCATCACATGTTTCAGTTCAGAGAAGGCGGAGAACGCCAGCAGCGCGGCCTGACGCTGACGACCTTCGTCTGCCGGGGTGCGTTTTTTCACCTGCAACACGGCCAGATACTTGCCGGTGCCTGGTGTCGGGCAGTGTACGGTCTGCACGAATCCCGGCAGCGCACGTTCTACCATCTGCAAAATACTGGCTTCGGTCGGGATACCGGCCATGTTGGTGTGTTCATCGCTTGGGCCGATACAGGTTTGCAGAATCGGTGAACGACGATGGGTAATGGCTTTGACTTTGATCACTGGCACCTGAGCCTGTGCCGCACCGGTGTAGCCAGGGAATTCTGGCATTGCTTTACCGGAATTGGTGTTCTGGTCTTCACGTACACGCACACCTGGCAGCAATTCGCCTTCAATCACCACTTCGGCGTTAGCGATAGCGCGCGCGTTAACCGTCAGACATTCAGCGAGCTCAACCGCCTGATTACGCAGGCTACCGGCGATGGACAATTCATCAAAGCCCAGCGGCGTTGTTGGCGGCTCAAAACAGGCACCAATCTCAATCGCCGGATCGACACCGATACTGATAGAGATCGGCAGCGGTTTACCGGCCGCTTCAGCTTTCTGGCGGAAAGTATCCAGGTGACGGCCTGGCACGAAATACATCGAGATTTCGTCTTTGCTCTGCACACACAGACGGTGAATGGTGACGTCGTGTTCACCGGTTTCCGGGTCCGCGGCGTAGCACATGCCCAGTGTGAAATAAGGGCCGGCATCTTCCGGGGTGTTGGTTGGCGCAGGCAGGATTTTCAGGATATCGAAGTCCGGGTCGGTCGCCAGATGCACCACTTCCTGGGAGACGGCTTTTTCACGCGGAATAACAATCGGCGCGATGGGGTTGGCCACAGAATCCTTCAGCATAAACGCCAGATTTTCGGGTGTGGTACCAAACAGGCGTGCCACGCGTTTACGCGAAGACAGCAGGCCGATCAGCACACGCATATCGTTGTAGCCTTTGATTTTGTTGAAAATCATCGCCGGGCCGATTTGCGTTGGACGTTTTACCGTGCCGTGTGCGCCGACATAACGATACACGCCGGATAATTCCGCGATCGGGTCTACAGGTTCATCGGTATAGATCAATTCATCATCGTACTGGCTCAATACCTCCAGCGCGGAACGTAAATCGGTGACTTTCGTTTGCTTCTCAGACATCTCAATGTCCCTCTTCGTCGTGGTAATCGGTGATGCATCGGCGCAGACAGGCGCTGGCACACCTTGAGAACAACAGGAGCGAATTCAGTGGCATAGAACCGGCACCTCCCGTCGTTGCCCCCACAGTTTTAGAGGATCACTGATAAGAGTCCAATAATAATACCTGGCGCTTTGATAAAGAGTTATTATCAGCAAAAAGCAGGAGAACACCGATGGATTACCGACATTTGCACGCCTTTGTAGTCCTGGCGGAGGAGCTGCATTTTGGCAAGGCGGCACTGCGTCTGAACATCGCCCAACCGGCGTTGAGCCAGTACATCAAGGCGCTGGAGAAGGAGTTGGATCTGGCGCTGTTTACCCGCGACCGGCGGCACGTGGCACTGACCTTTGAAGGCGAGCAACTGGTGGAGGAGGCGCGCATTGCGTCCAGTCATTACGCGAAATTTCGTGAAAACGCGCGCAGTTTGCGGCTGGGTTATCGTGGGCAGATTAAACTTGGCTATGTTGGTTCTTCAATACTCGATCCGGCGCTGACACTGTTAATTAATGGTTATCGTAAGCGTAAACCCGGCATCGATATCGTGATTGAAGAACGCAATGTTCACGAACAACTTACACTTCTGTTAACTAATCAAATAGATATCGCCCTGGTTCGTTCACCGGTGCCACGATATGATCATCTGGAATATCTCGATCTCGCCACCCGCCCATTAATTGCCGTGTTACCGCGCAGCCATGCGCTGGCATCCCAGCCACGAATTGCGTTGTCGCAACTGGCTGCTGACCCTTTTTTGATGCAGGAAGATCCGCCTGGTGTGGGACTTGGCTGGTCGGCACTGCATGCCTGCCAGCAGGCCGGGTTTGTGCCACAAAAGATTCAGCCAACGCGTGATGTCTCGGTGGCAATCGGTCTGGTGTCGATGGGAATGGGGGTAACGCTGGTGCCGGAAACCCAGCGTTCCGTGATGATACCGGACGTTGCCTACTGCTTTTTGCAGGATCAGCATGCCACCTCGACGCTGACCATGAGCTGGCAGCGGGAGATAAAGAATAAGGCATTACATGACTTTATCCAGTTTGCCCGTGAGCTGACGCAGTAAGGCGATGGTGTTCGTTTGATGGCACACGCACGGACTGAGTGCGCAACAGCTGAATTACAGTTTGTCAGCGCGTTGCCGATATAACGGAGAGAATCTATCAATCAGGGAATAATGATGTCTCTCCAGCGTAATCTCCTGGCTTCATTGCTGTTACTCGGTGCCGCTTCTCCGGCGCTGGCCGCCTCGTTTGACTGCAACCGTGCCAGCACGCCGCAGGAAAAACTGATTTGCCAGACCCCGCAGCTATCGTCTCTGGACGAAACCTTAGCCAACGTTTATCACCAAAAGATGTCTGGCCTTGCGGCGGCTGATGCGGTGCAGCTAAAACAATCACAACGCGAATGGCTGAAACAACTCCGCAGTCACGGCACCGATGTTGACCAATTACAGACGGCATACCAGCAACGCATCGCGGCACTCAACATCACAGCGGCCTCCCCTGCGGCTGTAAGCAAAGCACCCGCCACAGATGCGCCACAAGCACCGGTGCAATCTGCGCCAGAGCTGCCGATCACCACGGCTCATTATGTTTACCAGCCAGGTTCTGTCATACCGGAACCCTACACTCCGCCGCCTAACACCGGTGTCAGCCACATAATGCCTGAAGGTCGTGTGATTATCCGCACCGGCACCTACCGTTGTGGCTTCAATAATATCCCGGACCCGGCTAACGGTACTGCCTACACCCTGGTTTCTCTTCAGGTGGGAACGGACCGCATCAATATGCTTAATCAACATTTCGCATTGGTGCAGATTAAGCATCAGCCTTATGACCACACCCGAAGTGTTCCCGCATTTATGGTGAAGGAATTCCGTTCGGCTGATAACCAGACCATCATCACCCATCAATTCGATGAATTTCGTCTGCTGTTCATTGGTGTCATTAAGGGCAAAAAAGCCATGACGGAGTGCGAGTTTGAACACTAACGCGCAGGTTTATACTTCCGTCCAGCCACGCAACAGGTTGTGATACATATTCAGCAGCGACAGCAATTCTTCGCTGTCGCCGTGGCGCGCTTTCAGGCTCTGAATATTGCGGTCCAGTTCAAACAACATGGCGCGCTGTTTGTCGTCACGCACCATCGACTGAATCCACAGGAATGATGCGACACGTGCGCCACGCGTCACCGGCGTCACGCAATGCAAACTGCTGGAGGGATAGAGCACCAGGTGCCCGGCGGGCAGTTTAACCTTGTGCTGGCCGTAGGTGTCTTCAATCACCAGCTCGCCACCGTCATAGCTCTCTGGATCGCAGAGAAACAGCGTGGCGGAAAGATCGGTACGCATCCAGCCCGCCGCGCCATTGTGGCGCACCGCGCCATCGACATGAAAACCGTAGGTTTCCCCTTGCTCATAACGGTTGAACAGCGGCGTGGAGATACTGCGTGGCAGCGCGGCGGAAAAGAACAGCGGGTTGTTGTTCAACGCCTGCAACACCGCAGCCTGCAACCGATCATACAGTGGGGTGCGAGTGTCAATCTGCTGGTTATTTTTCACCGTCGCACCCTGGCTGCCGACCGTCACCCGGCCATCCACCCACTCGGCCTGTTGCAACAGCGTGGTAAAACTGGCGACCTCTGCTGGCGTCAGCACGTCAGGAATGTGATACATCATCGCGTTGTTCTCTCTTAAATGAAGTGGAGCTGGCATATGCCGTAGCGGCGCGATTTATCGCGCAATCCCCTAAAACAGCGCGATAAATCGCGCCGCTACAATTACCTTACCTGGTAGATGGCCCCACGTTAACCATTAGAAATGCACGTTAGCCGTCAACAGGAAAGTACGCGGCTCACCCGGATGGTAGCGGTAGCCACTCTTGTTGATGGAGGCAACATAGTTGGTGTCGAAAACGTTGTACACGTTGAGCTGCAAATCAAGGTTGTTATTCACCTTATAGCCCAGCTTCGCGTCTGCCACCCAGTAGCCTTCGGTGTGGTCTGGCGTGCCCACTGCACCATCGCTACCGCGACGCAGGCTGCCAACATAACGTGCACCGGCCCCCACTGACAGCGCATCGGTGGCCTGATAGTTGGTCCACAGGGTAAAGGCGTGTTTCGGCGTATACGCCAGCGCCGAGGAGCCGTCCTGCGCCACATTGTCACCTTCGGTAACCGAAGCATGTTGCAGGGTATAACCGGCAATCACCTGCCAGTCTGGCGTGATATTACCGGTGGCCGACAGCTCATAACCTTCAACACGTTTTTTACCGTATTGTGAATAGGTGCCATCGTCGTTCGCCGCCACTTCGTTCTCAATATCAGTACGGAACAGCGCCGCATTCAGCAGCAGGCGTTTATCCAGCACTTCCCACTTGGTGCCCACCTCACTGGATTTGGCTTTCTGTGGTTTAAAATCGGTGCGGCTGGCGCTGTTGCCACTGCCTCCCGCCGCCAGCGCAAAGTTGCTGCCACCCGGCGGTTGCTGAGAGATCGCGTAGTTAACGTAAACGTTGCCATGTTCAGTCAGACGATAGAGAGCACCGGCTTTCCAGTTAACCAGATTGCCCGATTTCGCGGTATCGACGGTGGTGACCGGCGTACCGGTTGCCACGCCCGCCGGGCAAGCCAGTGCACCGCGCCCGGTGCCACCACAGGCGGTCGCACTGTCATAATCGGTGTGATAGTTGTCGAGGCGAATGCCCCCATTCAGCTCAAAGTTTTGGGTGATCGCCAGGGTATCGAAGGCGTAGATCCCAAAAGTATCGGTCTGACCGTTAGCGTTAGCACCGTTACGATTCAGTCCACCCAGCGAAATGCTGCTGATCGGATGGTAGATATTCACCGCCGGTGCGGTGATCGGGGTCACACCGTAGTTGGTCTGATTCTCACGGGTAAACTCGACCCCGGCACTGACATCGTGCCCAACCGAACCGGTAAAGAACTTCGAGGTGATATTCGTCTGGTTGGTCAGGATGCGGTTGCTGACATCCTTCAGGTTGACGTTACGGGTCCAGGTCCAGGTACCCACATCGTTCGGGTTTGGCATGCCAATGGTGCTGCCCATCACCGCCGTCAGCAAATACTCCTGCTTCACCCGCGACCAGCGCGTGGTATTGCGGATGGTGGTGCTATCCGACAGGTCATGCTCGAAACGCATCGTCACCGTATCGGTGGTGGATTTGTCGAAATCGGAATCGGTGCCGTAGTAGTTGCTGGTGGCGACTTTGCCGGACGTATTCAGTGCAGACGAGGCAGCAGTGGGCGACGAGTAGCCCGGCAGTCCGATAGTTGGAATACCGCCATCCGGCGTATTGTTCTGATGCACGTGCAGATAATTGAGGTACAGGCGGGTTGAGGTATCGAGGCCAAACGCCAACGACGGTGCGACGCCATACCGTTCATTCTGGATATTATCGCGAGCGGCATCGTGGGTTTTTTCTCCCATCAAATTGAGACGGAACGCGGCGTTATCGCTGATCGCCTGGTTATAGTCCAGCGTACCACGACGCATCCAGGCGCTACCCACGCTGACCGACGCATCCAGCCCGGTATCGAGACGCGGCTGTTTACTGATCATATTGATTGAACCTGATGGAGCGCTGCGGCCATAGTCAGTGCCTGAAGGGCCTTTGATCACCTCAACCTGTTCGGTGTTGAAGGTGTCACGGGTCACGCTGCCGATATCACGGATGCCATCAACATAGATGCTGTTCGAGGTATCCATACCACGCATATACACCGCATCCCCGGTCGATGAGCTGCCGTTTTCACCGGCATAAAACGCCCCGACACCCGGCACGTTTTTCAGTGCATCAGTCAGGTTGTTCACGCCCTGATCTTTAATCACCTGCTCAGGGATCACCGTGATGGTACGGGTCGTATCCACCAGCGGTTGGGTAAATTTCGGATCAGCGGACACGCCCGGCGAATAGAGTGAAGGCGTTTGCGCCTCCACCACCAGCGTATCGTCGTTCTTTTTGGTGGCGTTATCAGCGGCCAGCGCGGCGGCTGGCGAAATCCCGATGCACAGCCCAGTAAACAAGGTCAGCGAGTTAAAGCTGCCAAACGGCAGATTGCGATTTTTATCCATTTTGAAAAGTGTGGGTTCGTTTTAGTTATTGACGCGCACATCAGGCCAACAAAAAGGCCCGACCCTCAAATGATAAGAAGAATGGTTATCATTTACTTTCGTATTTTTGCATGAGCGCAACAGCAAGGGAACACATTTCTTTACGATAGGATTACGGAATCAATACAATTGAAGGAAATGCGGAGGGTTTGTAAGAATTATTTAAACAATGTGCAGAAATTCGTCAGAAAACAGGCAAAAAAAAGCGCGATAAATCGCGCAGCTACGGTGTTAAGCGATTTATCGCGCATGATCCAACGCGCACAGCTCGTTCCAGTAGCTGTAACGCATCACCAGATGGAAGCGTTCATCGTTCATAGTAACGGTAAACCGTCGGGTGGAATTCGACGCCATAAAGCTGGCTGATGGGGATCAACAGCTCAATGTGTTTGCTGAAATCCACCTCACGTTCTTCAACTGTTGTCGCAGATTGCGGTTCTACCAGGCGATTGAACCACTGTAGCAGTAACTTTTTCATCGGCTGTTCTCCAGAAATGTTTGACCCTGTCAGTTAAGCGCAATCTCCCCTATAACCAAAACAAGAAGTTCTGCGCTTCATTGCTACAAATTGCATATAACGTCAGGCATGTGGCGGCAGCGCTGCACCTTCGATGCGGCAACGCAGCCAGTCGCGCGCGCGGTAATAACGCAGCGTCAATTGTGGGCCAAACCCCATCCAGAACGGCGCTTTATGCAAGGGTTCAATTTTCAGCGCCAGCTCACTGTGCGGCACATCCAGCGCCCACTCCGCCAGAATGCCACCCAGCATACTGCCGGTCGGTACACCCCGCCCGGAAAGGCCGGTCAGCGCCACCACGCCGGGGGCCAGTTGATAGAGACGCGGAATCGTGCGTTGCTGCATATCCAGCTCGCCGTACCAGAAATAGTCCCAGCGCAACGGCTGGTCGATGGCCGGATGCAGCCAACGCAGGCGATCGCTCATCACCTGATGGGTATAATTCATCTCCCGCCCCCGCCGCCCCATGGGGAACATGGAGGCGACGATGCGTCCCTGTTGATTGTATTTGTAGACATAGATATCACCGCGCCCGTCGTGAAGGGTGGTGTTAAGGGGCAACACCCTGTTGCGCAGCGCCGCGTCCAACGGCTGAGTCGCGGCGACAAACACCCGCATAATACGAAAACTCTGCTCCAGCTGCGGCCAGCCTGCCACGGTGTAAGCCCCGGTAGCGAAAATCACTTTATCCGCCAGCACATGACCCTGTGGTGTGATTACCTGCCAGCTTGTCCCCTGCTTTTTCACCTCACTGACCGGAGAGGCGCAATACACGTCCCCACCCTCCTGCCCCACCGCCCGCGCCAGCCCCCGCGCATAACCGAGTGGGTTAAGATGACCGCCTTCATGATGAAACCAGCCACCGTAGAAGCGCGGACTGCCGCTGATGCGCTCCGCCTGGACGGCATCCACCGCTTCGGTATGCGCCCCGACCGCATTGTACTGCCGCGCTTTCTCCTCAATCAGTTTCATGGCTCCGGGGCGTGCCGCCGCCTGGAGATAGCCGTTTTGTTGCCATTCACAATCAATCTGATAATCACGGATCATCGCGCTGACCTGATGATTAGCCTGCGTCTGACGGCGGATTAACCGTTCAGCCCAGGGTTCGCCCAACACGCGACGCAGTTCCGGCAGCGAGAAATGGGTAAAAGTGGGCGTGCAGTGCCCGGCATTGCGCCCGGAGCCACCAAATCCCGCCTGCTGCGCTTCCAGCAGCATGACTTTCACCCCCTGTTTTGCCAGCGTCAGCGCGGTGGTCAGTCCGGTATAACCCCCCCCAACAATGCACACGTCAGCACGATGTTCTCCCTGCAACACGGGCAGGTCAGGTGCAGGGGCCGCCGTAGCAAACCACAGCGAATCTTCAAACGGAGAGAATCGGGCCATCGCGCATCACCTCACTCTTTGTCGCTACGGGCATCCAGCGCATCGCGCAGCCCGTCGCCAATAAAGTTAAAGCAGGTCACCGCCAGCGTGATGGCGATACCCGGCACCAGCGCCAGCCAGGGCGCGCGAATCAGATACTGCTGCGCGCCGTTCAGCATATTGCCCCAACTGGGCAACGGCGGCTGGATACCGTAACCGAGAAAGCTGATATAGGCTTCCAGCAGGATGGCGCGCGCCACCGTCAGCGTCGCAGCCACAATAATCGGCCCGACTACATTCGGCAGCAGCTCACGAAACATAATCCAGCGCCCGGATAGCCCCAGCATCCGTGCCGCGAGGATGTATTCGCGCTCACGCAGCGAGCGCACTTCAGCCTCGACAATACGCGCCACCTCCATCCAGCTGGTGACGGCGATAATCACCGTGATCATCGCCGGATCCGGCTTGATAAATGCCGCCAGCGCCAGCAAAAGAAACACGCTGGGAAAGGCCAAAAAGGCATCGACGATACGCATCAGCACAGCGCCAACCCGGCCACCGTAATAGCCCGCGACAATGCCGACCAGCGTTCCTAACATGATGCTGAGCACCATGGCGAAGAAACCGACCAGCAACGAGATGCGCCCGGCCATTAACAGGCGGGCCAGCAAATCACGCCCGAGCGGATCGGTGCCGAGCCAGTGCCAGCCGGTTAACGGCGGTGCAAAGCGCGCACGCAGGTCGATATGTAAATCATCGAACGGCAGCAGTGACGGGCCAAACGCACAAGCCAGCGCCATCAGGATGATCAACAGCAGACTGGCGCAGGCCAGTTTATGCCGTACAAAGCGTTGTAACGTGCGGTTGCGTAGCCAGCGCACTGGCGGCACCGGCGGGGTAATCACAGAAGATGCCATCTTGCCTCCTTAAGCGGGACGAATACGCGGATCGACCAGCGCAGTGACCACATCCGCCAGCAGGTTGCCAATCAGCACCAGAATCGCCGAGCACATCAACAACCCCATCACCACCGGATAATCGCTGTAGCCGAGGCTGTCGAGAAACAGACGGCCCATGCCCGGCCAGGTAAACACGGTCTCCGCCACCAGTGCGCCGCCCAAAATGGTCGGCAACTGCA
The DNA window shown above is from Pantoea sp. At-9b and carries:
- a CDS encoding FAD-binding oxidoreductase; the protein is MARFSPFEDSLWFATAAPAPDLPVLQGEHRADVCIVGGGYTGLTTALTLAKQGVKVMLLEAQQAGFGGSGRNAGHCTPTFTHFSLPELRRVLGEPWAERLIRRQTQANHQVSAMIRDYQIDCEWQQNGYLQAAARPGAMKLIEEKARQYNAVGAHTEAVDAVQAERISGSPRFYGGWFHHEGGHLNPLGYARGLARAVGQEGGDVYCASPVSEVKKQGTSWQVITPQGHVLADKVIFATGAYTVAGWPQLEQSFRIMRVFVAATQPLDAALRNRVLPLNTTLHDGRGDIYVYKYNQQGRIVASMFPMGRRGREMNYTHQVMSDRLRWLHPAIDQPLRWDYFWYGELDMQQRTIPRLYQLAPGVVALTGLSGRGVPTGSMLGGILAEWALDVPHSELALKIEPLHKAPFWMGFGPQLTLRYYRARDWLRCRIEGAALPPHA
- a CDS encoding ABC transporter permease, giving the protein MASSVITPPVPPVRWLRNRTLQRFVRHKLACASLLLIILMALACAFGPSLLPFDDLHIDLRARFAPPLTGWHWLGTDPLGRDLLARLLMAGRISLLVGFFAMVLSIMLGTLVGIVAGYYGGRVGAVLMRIVDAFLAFPSVFLLLALAAFIKPDPAMITVIIAVTSWMEVARIVEAEVRSLREREYILAARMLGLSGRWIMFRELLPNVVGPIIVAATLTVARAILLEAYISFLGYGIQPPLPSWGNMLNGAQQYLIRAPWLALVPGIAITLAVTCFNFIGDGLRDALDARSDKE